In Malaclemys terrapin pileata isolate rMalTer1 chromosome 11, rMalTer1.hap1, whole genome shotgun sequence, a single genomic region encodes these proteins:
- the MSTN gene encoding growth/differentiation factor 8, whose product MQKLQICVYIYLFMLIILGPVALNDSSQPKENGEKDELCIACTWRQNTKSSRIEAIKIQILSKLRLEQAPNISRDTIKQLLPKAPPLQELIDQYDVQRDDSSDGSLEDDDYHATTETIITMPTESDFLVQMEGKPKCCFFKFSSKIQYNKVVKAQLWIYLRQVQKPTTVFVQILRLIRPMKDGTRYTGIRSLKLDMNPGTGIWQSIDVKTVLQNWLKQPESNLGIEIKAFDENGRDLAVTFPGPGEDGLNPFLEVRVTDTPKRSRRDFGLDCDEHSTESRCCRYPLTVDFEAFGWDWIIAPKRYKANYCSGECEFVFLQKYPHTHLVHQANPRGSAGPCCTPTKMSPINMLYFNGKEQIIYGKIPAMVVDRCGCS is encoded by the exons ATGCAAAAGCTACAAATCTGTGTTTATATTTACCTGTTCATGCTGATTATACTTGGTCCAGTGGCTCTTAATGACAGTAGTCAGCCAAAAGAGAATGGAGAAAAAGATGAACTATGCATTGCATGTACATGGAGGCAAAATACGAAATCTTCCAGAATAGAAGCCATAAAAATTCAAATCCTCAGCAAACTTCGTCTGGAACAAGCTCCTAATATTAGCAGGGATactataaaacagcttttacccAAAGCTCCTCCATTGCAAGAACTGATTGATCAGTATGACGTCCAGAGAGATGACAGCAGTGATGGTTCTTTGGAAGATGATGATTATCATGCTACAACTGAGACTATTATTACAATGCCTACAGAGT CTGATTTTCTTGTGCAAATGGAGGGGAAACCAAAATGCTGCTTCTTTAAGTTTAGCTCTAAAATACAATATAATAAAGTAGTGAAGGCCCAGTTGTGGATTTACTTGAGGCAAGTCCAGAAACCTACAACAGTATTCGTGCAGATCCTGAGACTCATCAGACCCATGAAAGACGGTACAAGATATACTGGAATTCGATCTTTGAAACTTGACATGAACCCAGGCACTGGTATTTGGCAGAGTATTGATGTAAAGACAGTGTTACAAAATTGGCTCAAACAACCCGAATCCAACTTAGGCATTGAAATCAAAGCTTTTGATGAGAATGGACGAGATCTTGCTGTAACTTTCCCAGGACCAGGTGAAGATGGACTG AATCCATTTTTAGAGGTCAGGGTTACAGACACACCAAAAAGATCCCGTAGGGATTTTGGCCTTGACTGTGATGAACACTCAACAGAATCCCGATGCTGTCGCTACCCACTGACTGTGGATTTTGAAGCTTTTGGATGGGACTGGATTATTGCGCCCAAGAGATACAAAGCCAATTACTGCTCTGGAGAATGTGAATTTGTATTTTTACAGAAATATCCACACACTCATCTTGTCCACCAAGCAAACCCTAGAGGTTCAGCAGGCCCCTGCTGCACACCTACCAAGATGTCGCCAATAAACATGCTGTATTTCAATGGAAAAGAACAAATAATATATGGAAAGATACCAGCCATGGTAGTAGATCGTTGTGGGTGCTCATGA